TCAGTCACAGGAAAGTCATCAATATTGGTTCCCAGAGAAAAGATAATCCTGTCCATCAGCATGGGGCTGGGGTATGAGCAGGGCTCCTGGTGTGGGGGTCGGGGCACAGAAATGTCAGGATGGACAAGGTGTTCTTTCAGTCCCCAAACCTGGAGGTGGCGGGCAGGGGAGGAGTGAAGTGACCAGACTCCCGATATCCTGAACCAGGCAACCTGGCATTGAAGCCCAGATCCCTGTCCATTTCTGGGAGATCACAAACAGATGACACATCATctcttgtgtctcagtttcctctctagAAAGGGTCCATTAGCTGCACGGGTTCTTCTCACTTTCTTACCACCCGGAACTCCTTCAATGTCACTGCCGGCCATGTTCGTGATATTCATAAGGCCCTTTCTTCAGTGTGAACTCTATGATGTTTAATCAAGTGGCACCTTTGGGTGAAAGATTTACCACATTCCTTGCACTCAAAAGGCTTTTCTCCAGCGTGGATTTTCCTATGTATGCGGAGGAGCTGTCTTTGcttaaaggctttcccacattcagtgcacccataaggcctttctccagtgtgaactctGTGATGATCATAGAGAGAGGATCGACTAGTAAAAGACTgcccacattcactgcattcataaggcctttctccactGTGAACTCTCTGATGACGAAGAAGGCTAGAGCTACCAGTAAAacatttcccacattcactgcacttataaggcctttctccagtgtgaattctctgatgatcACGAAGGCTCGACCTAGCAgtaaaagatttcccacattcactgcagtcataaggcctttctccattGTGAACTCTCTGATGATACCGGAGGCCACTCCTAGCAAcaaaagatttcccacattcactgcactcataaggcctttctctaGTATGAACTCTCTGATGACACTTGAGGTTCAGCCTAGGAGTTAAAGATTTCTCACATTTATTGCACTCATAAACCTGTTCTCCAGTGTGAAATTTCTTATGGGCATTGAGGTGTGCCTTTTGGCTAAagaatttcccacattcactgcactcgaAAGGCCTCACTCCACTGTGAACTCTCCAATGATTGCAAAGGTTCGACCTACTCGTAAAAGACTTCCCACATTTATTGCACTCATAAggcttttctccagtgtgaacaTTCATATGGGCACTGAGTTGTTCATTTCGGCTAAagaatttcccacattcactgcactcaaAAGGTCTTTCTCCactgtgaattctctgatgattACAAAGGATCGACCAAGTAGTgaaagatttcccacattcactgcactcataaggcctttctccagtgtgaactctcAGATGATAATAGAGGCCAGAGCTAGTAGTTagagatttcccacattcattgcACTCGTAAggcttttctccagtgtgaactctctGATGTGCAAGGAAATTGGATTTGCGggcaaaatattttccacattgGGTGCATCGATAaggtttttctccagtgtgaactctctGATGTTCAATTAAGTTCCACTTTTGGATGAAAGATTTAGCACATTCCGTGCATTCATAAGGCTTTTCTCCACTGTGGATTTTCCTATGTGCTCTGAGGTACTTCCTTAGGCTaaaggatttcccacattcactgcagtcATAGAGCGTTCCTCCACAGTTAACTCTCTGATGCGTAAGGAAATGGGATTTGTGGCTAAAAaattttccacaatggctgcattcataaggcctttctccagagTGAACTTGCTCATGATGAATAAGGTTAGTTCTTTGggtgaaggctttcccacattctctGAACTCACAAAACCCTTCAGTAGTGAGGACTCTCTCATCCTGAATAAGTATTTCTGTGTGGCTGGAAGCTTTCTTGCCTTCTCCCCAGCTGTGATGACCTTTTCCACTGTGAAAAACAGCTTCACACTCCTTACTGTTGTTCAGTTTCTTCCTGGTATTAGTGGCCTGTGGCTGAAGTTCCATGTTGGCCACGTAGTTGTTCCCAATCTCCATGTAGGTAGAGAGATTCCCTGTTACATGGATTGTGCAGCTTTTCAAAAATGCAGGTCTCCCCATATCACAGCTGAAGGGTTTCTCTCTAATGTGCTGCTTCTGGTGCTCTTGAAGGTTTGCAGTGAAATAGAACTGTTTCCCACATGCCCCACATGTGTATGCTTTCTGCTCCCTATTTGTTCCTTGCTCTTCAGCCAAGTGCAAAATGTCTCTCAAAACTGGGATGCACATCTTACATGGCTGGGCCTTCTCAGGAGACAAACCTGCCCTGGGGGTCCTCATCTGTGACACTCCTTCTGCAGATACGCTGTCTTCAGAAGGTGTCTCTTCATCCTCAACTGcaggaaaagaacctgaaaacaaAGAAGTGATGATGAAGTTCATGTTGAGTTTATTGGGGGGAGTGAGGCCATCACAAGTCTACATTTGACAAGTGAAAGAACCAGTCCACAGGACTGTGTTCAGGAAATGAATTTGGGGTCAAATTGAGAAGCAGCTGCTCTCACCGAGTACAGGACACAAGGACTGGATGGCGCCCAAAGCGAAAGGCGTCTTGTACAATTCACTCTTTTGTCAATGGCCTTTACCAGGACCACATCTCCTGGTGACCTGTGATACTGTACAGAAGtgtatgtccatatatacactacgaaatgtaaaacagatagctagtaggaagaagccacatagcacagggagatcagctcagtgctttgtgaccacctagaggagtgggatagggaaggtgggagggagatgcaagagggaagggatatggggatatatgtatacatatagctgattcactttgttatacagcagcaactaacacacaatgtaaaggaattatactccaataaagatgttaaaaaacaacaaaaaaagaagtgtaTGCCCAGGTCTCAGAAAATCTGACTGCAACAGGTCGCTGGCGTTCCAGAAATATTAAAGGATCCCTTATGTTGAGGATACAAATAGTGTCAGTAGGTACTATGGGAAAAACAGTGTGAAGACCACATGAGATAAGTGGTTTAGAGAGGTGGTAGGGAATGAATCCGAGGGTGCAGTCAGAATAAAAATGGGAAGTAGGAGAAATGACAAGTTGGCAGAATGTCACGAATGGAGAAACACGAGAGAAGTGATTTGTAGCCACTGACAATGGCACTAAAACACTAGTCAAGAGTAAGTCATACTTCCTGATATGACTTAAACACAGACCTAATATCAAGGCCTCTCCCAGTTGTCATTCATGTTAATCAGGCTACCTCTGAGGCTTTTTGCTGAGACCAGAGTCATGTCCATCCCATGAAGCCCAAAGGACTCTCCATCCTGATTTGACCAACTACACGGGACACAAATGATACAAGTCCTAACATAGTCAGGATGGCTGAATAGCCAACACTGGCCCAGAGGAACTCAGTACACAATACAcagtatataaatattacattttatgtcTGGTGCAGGGACtatcctggtggtccagtggttaagactctttgTTTCtaatgcaaggggcacaggtttaATTCTTGGTCGGGCATGCCACGCACTGGggccaaaaaaaagaacatcCGGTGGAGCCAGAGGAAAGGATGTACAGTGCATGGAGTACAAAATGTTAGGAATGTATCTCCCCACCTAAACAACTATTGTACTGGGAGAATCTAATAGATCTAACTCTTTTGCAACCACGGCATCTTCTGAAGATCTGCAGTGTCCCACAAAACAGTTTGAAAAGACAAAGCTTCAGAATCAAAATCAGATATCACAGGGATGTTTGAACAATCACattgggaatataaaataattatgactAATATGCTAATTAAAGTCTACTAATGGATAAAGCAGACAGCATACAATGCCAGAAGGGAAATGTAAGCTGAGagatgaaaattttaacaaaggACCATAAAGAGATGCTAAAGATCAAGTACACcctaacagaaatgaagaatgactgTGATGGGCTTATTCGTACCCTGGACACAGTTGAGGAGAGAATGTTTGAGCTTCTTTTTCTGTTAggagaaacttccaaaactgaaaaatgaactgaaaaaatacaaaaaataaaattaaaaaataaacacccgAATATACAACATCCGTGGGACAACCACAAAAGGTTTAACAAACACATATGGAAAAATctcaaacagaaagaaaaaaagaaatggaagaaatactTGAAGCAATAATGATGGAGAATTACTAACAAAATGATGTCAGACACCAACCAACAGATCCAGAAAGCTCAGTGAACATGAGGCAGGTTTAATGCCAAAAACACTACATCTTAGGCTTATCACattcaaatgcagaaaaaaaaaatactaaaagaggCTGAAGGAATCAACACCTTTCCCAAGagaagccaaaaaaaacaaaacaaaacaaaacaattacatTTGAATTCTCCTCAGAACTCAGGGAAATAAGAACTGAatggagtaaaatatttaaagtgggaagggggaggggacatCTCCAACCTAGAATTTGGTAACCAGCAACATAAATCTTCAACACTGATGATGAAATAAACACGTTCTTAGACACAGAAAAATTGTGAGACTGTATTAGAAGTAGTTCTTCAGAGAGGAAAAATGATATAGATCAAAAAATTTGGGTTTCATagagaaaggaagagcatcagaGAAGATAAAAACTTTCATTGACATAAAACTGACATGAGACACTGTATTTCTTTAAGTTGTACCACATGATTTGATTTATGTATACACTGCTATgactaccacaataagtttagttaacatacataggtacattttttttttcttgtgatgagaacttttaagatctacccttCTGGAAACTtctaaatatacaatacagttttattaactaaagtcactatgctgtgcactacatccccaggacttactcatcttataactagaagtctgTAACTTCTGACACCCTTCACTCACTTCATCTAACCACCTTGCCCCactctggcaatcactaatccTTTGTCTGTATCTGAGTTTGGTGTTGTTCTTGTTTTAAAGATTCAACATGTAAGTATACTCATGTTGTACAGTTAAACCTGGAACAGCATGGGTTAGAACTGCTTGGGTCCACTTGTACATGgatatttttcaacaaatatacaCAGGATCACATGATCTGTAGTTGGATGAATCCACAAATGGGAAAACTTCAGAATCAGAGGGCTGACTATGGGACTTCAGCATCCACAGATTTCAGTATATgcaggggctcctggaaccaatcctccaTGGAAACAGTGGGACAAgtggatttgtctttctctctctgacttatttcacttagcataatgtcctcaaggtctatccatgttgaggcaaatggcaagatttccatCTTTCTTTATGGTTGTATAATATTGAATAATATGCCATATATACCACATGTTTGTTAGatccactcatccatcaatggacacttagattgtttccgtatcttgaatatcgtaaataatgctgcaataaacctgaggtacagatatctttttgagatgaTGATTTCACTCCCTGTGGATAAATAcacagaggtggaattgctggaccatatggaaGTTCCTTTTTGAACTTTGTAAGGATTCTCCATAGTTTTCCATAGTAGTTGTaacaatgtacattcccaccgacagtgcacaaggggtcccttttctccacaacttcaccaacacttatttcttgtctttttcacaACAGACATTGTAAcatgtgtgaggtggtatctcacagtgggtttttttcccctaacttttaatttatttttggctgcattgtgtcttagttgctgcatgtggactttctctagttgtggcgagcgggagctagtCTTTtgttgtagtgcgcgggcttctcattgtggtggattctcttgtggCATAGCATGGGCTCtacgtgcacaggcttcagtagttgcagcacgcaggctcgataattgcagcacacaggccctagagtgcatAGGCTTCAGCAGTTCtgtcacatgggctcagtagttgcggcgcaggATCTAGggcgcactggcttcagtagctgtggcactcggactcagaagttgtggctcatgggctctagagcgcaggctcagtagtgtggcacagggccttagttgctctgcagcacgtgggaccttcccggatcagggatctaACCCTCGTCCCgagcagtggcaggtggattttttttttttaataaatttatttatttttggctgcgttgggtgttcgttgctgcatgtgggctttctctagttgccgcaagcgggggctcttttcgttgtggtgcacgggcttctcattgcggtggcttctcttgttgtggagcatgggctctacgtgcacgggcttcagaagttgtggcacacagactcagtagttgtggctcgcaggctctagggtgcaggctcagtagttgtagctcacaggcttagcggctccttggcatgtgggatcttcccagaccagggctcaaacccgtgtccctgcattggcaggtggattctcaaccactgcgccagcagggagatcctcattgtggttttgatttgcatttcctgaccattagtgatattgagcatcttttcatgtagctGTTGCCCATATGCATGTCTTCTAAGGAACCATAGTAACTGTATACTCCattatgcattttttaattaatgaatttatttatttttggctgcattgtgtcttcattgctgcatgtgggctttctccagttgtggcaagtgggagctactctttgttgcggtgtacaagcttctcattgcagtggcctctcccattgcagagcacaggctctaggtgcacaggcttcagtagttgtggcatgcaggctcagtagttgtggctcacgggctccagagcacaggcccagcagctgtaGCACATGggctagctgctccacggcatgtgggatcctcccagaccagggcttgaacctgtgtcccctgcattggcaggcggactcccaaccactgcacaaccagggaagccccattatgcATTTTTAAACACACCCATTTATGTATGcttatgtaaaattaaaacaaatgagcACAATAATACAATGCAGGAGAGATAGcaattaggattttttaaaattataaggtaTTCAAACTACCAAGGAAGCCATACAGTGTTATATGAAAGTGGACTTCAATCAGATGTAAATACAGAGTGCAAACTCTAGTACAActacataaaaaaaatgaaaagaaacgagTATATCTGATATGCTAACAAGGAGAGAAAATGCAATCATACAATGCTCGATctaaacaataaaaacaagagTGGAAGACTAACATAGGAACAAAGAATAAGGGCAATGGTAGAAAATGGTAACAAATACATCAGATATttatccaactatatcaatataTTAAACATTGATAGTCTCAATGCACCAATGAAAAGAGATTATCAGAGTGAATCCATAAGCAGGAGTCAGCTATATGTTCTCTCAAAAAaacccactttatttatttatttattttacatcttcattggagtataattgctttacaatgttgtgttagtttctgctgtataacaaagtgaatcagctatctgtatacgtatatccccatattccctccctcttgagcttccctcccaccctacctaccccacccctccaggtcgtcacaaagcatcaagctgatctccctgtgctatgcagctgcttccaactagctatttattttacacttggtagtgtatatatgtcaatgctactctctcacttcgtcccagcttacccctccccctccccgtgccctcaagtccattctctacatctgtgtctttattcctgtcatgcccctaggttcatgagtaccatttttttaagattccatgtatatgcattagcatatggtatttgtttttcactttctgatttacttcactctgtataacagactctaggtccatctgcctcattacaaataactcaattttgttcctttttatggctgagtaatattccattgtatatatgtaccacaacttctttacccattcaactgtcaatgggtatttaggttgcttccatgtcctggctattgtaaatagtgctgcaatgaacactgtggtacatgtatttttttgaattctggttttctcagggtatatgtccagtagtgggattgctgggtcatatggtagttatatttttatgttttcaaggaacctccatactgttctccatagtggctgtatcaacttactgcatgcgtgctttctctagttccagcaaacaggggctactcttcattgcagcatgcaggcttctcattgtggtggcttctcttgtagaaTACGGGATCTGGGCATGCGGACTTCCATAGtagcagcacacaggctcagtagttgtggctcacaggcttaattgctctgtggcatgtgggatcttcctggaccagggatcaaactcgtgtcccctgcattggcaggtggattcttaaccaatgtgccaccagtgaagtccagaaacccactttaaatacaaatatgtgagaattccctggcagtcctgtggttaggacttggtgctttcactactttagcccaggttcaatccctggccagggaactaagacaCTGCAAgctgtggcacagccaaaaaaaaaaagaaaaaaaaatccgcCAATACATGATCTCATCGACAGATTCGGAAAACCAGATCTGGCAAAATCCAGCACCCATTCATGATCAAAATCTCCATCTCctagtaaattaaaaatagaaaaaaaacttcaACTTGACAATCTAAATAGAACCTTATAACTATCATCCTTACCAGatgaaaaactagagaaaaactAGAAACTGTCCCAATAAGATGAAGAAGGCAAGGATGTTCCCTCTGGCAACTCCCTTTCAACTTTATACTATAAGTCATAATTAATGGACTGAGAAGAGAAAGTTATATAAAAGTTATACTGATCGGGAAGGAAGGAATCAAGCTGCCTTCATTCTCAGATGATATAACCAGCTatgtaaaaaccaaaatatacaccaaaaaaaaacccaaaacaaatccTGGAACTTGgtagcaattatagcaaggtttcaggatacaaggaaaatatacaaaagtcaatcactttccaATACATCAAgaataaacaagtgaaatttgaaattaaaaacacaagacCATGTACATTAACACCCTCCTAAACAAGTGGAGAGACAAAGGAAGAAACACTTAATTATAAATCTACCAAGACATATATAAGATTTACatgaagggggacttccctggtggcgcagtggttaagaatctgtctgacaatgcaggggacatgggtttgatcgcTGGTccattaagatcccacatgctgtggagcaactaagcccatgagccacagctactgagcctgtgttccagAGCctgcaaggcacaactactgagcccacgtgccacaactactgaagcccgtgtgcctagagcccatgctctgcaacaagagaagccatcgcaatgagaagcctgtgcactgcaatgaagagtagcccctgctcgccgcaactagagaaagcccgcgcgcagcaagaaagacccaatgcagccaaaaataaataaataaataaatataaaaagaaaaaaatctacataaGGGAAACTCTAAAACtctgatgaagaaatcaaagaactaaataaacggaactaaataaatggaaagatatttcacaTTCATAAATATGAAGACCCACTACGGTCAAGAagtcagttcttcccaatttcACCTAGACTGCAcctagattcaatgcaatccaaatcaaaatcccagcaaattaTTTTGTGGACCTAAGTAAATTGATCCTAAAGTTTATACAGAGAGGCAAAAGTCTCAGAATAGCCAACACCATACTGAAGAACAAAGGTCGCAGACTGACACTACTCAACTTCAAGACTTagtatcttaaaaagaaaaagaaagaaaaaaagaaaaaggaaaagaaaaacaagacttAGTATCTAAGGTAATCaagcctgggaattccctggcaccccttggttaggactccgcacattcactgctgagggcccagggttcaatccctggttggggaactaagaacttataagctgcatggcatggcaaaaaaaaaaaccccaaaaaaatgTAATCAAGCCAGTGCGGTATTGTTGAAAGGATAGAGAAACTGATCAATGAACAGTATTGAGAGTGCAAAAACAGAtccacagaaataaactcatctgACTTTTGACAGATGACAAgtgcaatacaatggagaaaaattaagtCTTTTGAATAAATAGTACTGGAACAACCGAACATCACATGCCAAGACATGACTTCTAGACACaaaccttacacccttcacaaaaaattaactcaaaatggatcatagacctaaaagtTAAGTACAAAAAACCCTTAAAATTCAGTACAAAAATaacaacccagggcttccctggtggcgcagtggttgagagtctgcctgctaatgcgggggacacgggttcgagccctggtctgggaggatcccacatgccacggagcagctgggcccgtgagccacaattgctgagcctgcgcgtctggagcctgtgccccgcgacgggatgggccgcgatagagaaaggcccgcgcaccgcgatgaagagcggtccccgcaccgcgatgaagagtggcccccgcttgccgcaactggagagggccctcgcacgaaccgaagacccaacacagccaaaaataaataaataaataaataaataaataaataaataaaatcaagtaaaactttaaaaaaaaaaaaaaaaaaaacaacccaaatacaaaatgagcaaaacaccttaacagacaccttattaaaagaagatatacagggcttccctggtggcgcagtggttgagaatctgcctgccaatgcaggggacacgggttcgagccctggtctgggaagatcccacatgccgcggagcggctgggcccgtgagccacaattgctgagcctgcgcgtctggagcctgtgctccgcaataagagaggccgcgatggtgagaggcccgcgcaccgcgatgaggagtggtccccacttgccgcagctggagaaggccctcgcacagaaacgaggacccaacacagccatagataaataaataaatattaaaaaaaaaaaaaattaaaaaaaaaaaaaaaaaaaaaaagaagatatacacatgacAATTTAGCATATACAAAGATGAacggaaatgcaaattaaactcaaaagcagATACTAATACATACctataaaaatggccaaaatccaaacactgacaacaccaaatgctggtaagggtgtggagcaacaggaatttcATTCATTGCCAATTGGAATGCTTAATGGTAGAGTCCACTTTGAAAggcagtttggtagtttcttactaAACTAAACATAATCTTATATCCTCCAGCAATTGTACTCTGTGGTATTTAGACAAAGGAGTTGAAAACggacatccacacaaaaaccttcaAACAGATATttacagtagctttattcataactttcAAAACTTGGAAGTAATCAAGAagtccttcagtagatgaatggataaacatgatACATCCAGAGaacagcaacactatttacaactAAACTGCAaagagctatcaagtcatgaaaagacatgcagaaaacttaaaatgcatgttactatgtgaaagaagccaagatgaaaaggctacatgctgtatgaGTCCAAGGatatgacattctcaaaaagGGGAAACTAAT
This region of Balaenoptera acutorostrata chromosome 19, mBalAcu1.1, whole genome shotgun sequence genomic DNA includes:
- the LOC103007148 gene encoding zinc finger protein 260 isoform X2 yields the protein MLENFAVVCMLGSFPAVEDEETPSEDSVSAEGVSQMRTPRAGLSPEKAQPCKMCIPVLRDILHLAEEQGTNREQKAYTCGACGKQFYFTANLQEHQKQHIREKPFSCDMGRPAFLKSCTIHVTGNLSTYMEIGNNYVANMELQPQATNTRKKLNNSKECEAVFHSGKGHHSWGEGKKASSHTEILIQDERVLTTEGFCEFRECGKAFTQRTNLIHHEQVHSGERPYECSHCGKFFSHKSHFLTHQRVNCGGTLYDCSECGKSFSLRKYLRAHRKIHSGEKPYECTECAKSFIQKWNLIEHQRVHTGEKPYRCTQCGKYFARKSNFLAHQRVHTGEKPYECNECGKSLTTSSGLYYHLRVHTGERPYECSECGKSFTTWSILCNHQRIHSGERPFECSECGKFFSRNEQLSAHMNVHTGEKPYECNKCGKSFTSRSNLCNHWRVHSGVRPFECSECGKFFSQKAHLNAHKKFHTGEQVYECNKCEKSLTPRLNLKCHQRVHTRERPYECSECGKSFVARSGLRYHQRVHNGERPYDCSECGKSFTARSSLRDHQRIHTGERPYKCSECGKCFTGSSSLLRHQRVHSGERPYECSECGQSFTSRSSLYDHHRVHTGERPYGCTECGKAFKQRQLLRIHRKIHAGEKPFECKECGKSFTQRCHLIKHHRVHTEERAL
- the LOC103007148 gene encoding zinc finger protein 211 isoform X1: MAAPALTDPPQGSVTFEDVAVYFSWEEWCLLDEVQIHLYLDVMLENFAVVCMLGSFPAVEDEETPSEDSVSAEGVSQMRTPRAGLSPEKAQPCKMCIPVLRDILHLAEEQGTNREQKAYTCGACGKQFYFTANLQEHQKQHIREKPFSCDMGRPAFLKSCTIHVTGNLSTYMEIGNNYVANMELQPQATNTRKKLNNSKECEAVFHSGKGHHSWGEGKKASSHTEILIQDERVLTTEGFCEFRECGKAFTQRTNLIHHEQVHSGERPYECSHCGKFFSHKSHFLTHQRVNCGGTLYDCSECGKSFSLRKYLRAHRKIHSGEKPYECTECAKSFIQKWNLIEHQRVHTGEKPYRCTQCGKYFARKSNFLAHQRVHTGEKPYECNECGKSLTTSSGLYYHLRVHTGERPYECSECGKSFTTWSILCNHQRIHSGERPFECSECGKFFSRNEQLSAHMNVHTGEKPYECNKCGKSFTSRSNLCNHWRVHSGVRPFECSECGKFFSQKAHLNAHKKFHTGEQVYECNKCEKSLTPRLNLKCHQRVHTRERPYECSECGKSFVARSGLRYHQRVHNGERPYDCSECGKSFTARSSLRDHQRIHTGERPYKCSECGKCFTGSSSLLRHQRVHSGERPYECSECGQSFTSRSSLYDHHRVHTGERPYGCTECGKAFKQRQLLRIHRKIHAGEKPFECKECGKSFTQRCHLIKHHRVHTEERAL